The Flavobacteriales bacterium genome contains the following window.
CGGAAGACGTGTATAGAATGCGTATTATATGGACGTGACGAACGGTTATTGACACTCTCAAGCGTAGTAGAGCAAGCTAAAGATAAGTCCGTGGCAGCATATCGGTTTATGATGCTGACATACTATCAACAGAATAATGAACCAACAACGTAACCCTGTGCCATCGTGCAGCGTTGAAGCACCGTCAAACACAACGAGCCATGCTCACAACGAACCTCCGCTACGCCACCCAGTGCAGCTACCCCGCACCATGCGGCCCCTGCACTTCCGAAATTCTACGCTAAAGCCATGGCAATCTTGAAAGCAGGCATCAGCGGTTTGAAGGACGGAGCCTTGATAGCTAAGTCACGCAACGTTGTGGCACAGCTCACGGCGCACGTAGCCACTTTCGCTGCTCCCAACCCCGCCTTGGCGGACGTTACGGTAGTGATCAGTGCGCTGGAGAGCGCCAAGAGAGATGCCGAAACGGGCAGCCACCTCGCCTATGGTGAGGTGCGCGCCACGCGGACTGCCTTGAAGGGTATGATGAACCAGCTTGCCGAGTACGTTGCGAACGTTGCGGCCGGCGATGAGACCATCATGCTCCAGGCCGGATTCGAGGCGCGCAAGAAGCCGGAGCGTCAGCCCCTGCCCGAAGCACCCACCTCGCTCGTTGCGATGGTGAGCGCTTACCAGGGCGCGGTGGACCTCCAGTGGGTCAGCGCGTCTTACCGTAGCTACGTGGTGATGATGGCCTCCACCGACCCGGCGCAAGCCGGTACCGAGTGGCAGGCTGTTGCCACCACCACCAAGCGCCGCCATACGGTCGATCAGCTCGAATCCGGTAAGATGTACTGGTTCCAGGTGAAGGCCGTGAACGCGGCCGGTGAAGGCCCCGCCTCCGAATACGGTATGAGCCGCGCCGCTTACTGAGCGCGCCGCCCATGCTCTGCGCCCCGGCCCACCGGGACGACCACGCCTCAGAGAACACCCCCGCAGGACGCTGCGGGGGTGTTTTGTTTTCATGGGGCGCCGAGGTGTGCTGAAAGCCCTCGACTAATGGCCACACGACATCCGCAAGCCCTCCTATCGCACATTGCCGACACCAGACCCTGCGTAATGTTGAGCCCAAGCTTGGCCCAGAACACACCCGAAAGACAAGGCCCCAACATTTTGTGGGGCCTTGTTCCAAGCGCGCTACTGAAATCGTCACACAGTTCAAGTCGTCGCCGCCGAAAGCCTTGTAAGCAAGTCGGCAAAGCGTCGTTTGTGTTGGACAGAATCGCGAAACCCATTCATTACCATGAAGTTCCTCTGACCTTCGAGAATCTCACCCAGCACATCGTCACCTTGTTTGCATATACGAGCTTCCAAGGCTATCGAAGCGAATTCACTCAGGTTACCGTAAAGGTAGTCAATGACCTCGTCAATCATTGGACCTAGAATCTCGGAGGCAGGTAAGTTGGTTCCCGGAACTCTGGGTGGAGGCGGTGTTGTTGTTGGGTGCTTCTTGATATGGCTCATGGTCGCTTGCTTTAGACTGTGAGACGTTGAGCCGTAAGAGCCTTTGCCTGCGCAGCAACCTTGGAATCCTTACCTACAAAGGACAAGGTTACATAGGTGTCACCTTGAGCGGAGCATGTGTCCTTCCGGTTTCCATTGCTTGAATCCAAATGGATGCCACAGCATTTCCCTCGGAGCACATTGAGCCCGCCGGATGCAGAATATCTTAGTTCGGCTGTCGTATTAGTTGTGCCAGGGTACTTCCCAATCTCACCGATAAACAGACCTTCAGGCCTGTCCACGGATCCCATTCCAGTGCTGCAGAGCAGTGGCTGGGCATTAAAGGTTAATCCCCAGTCGCCATCTTGGGACAACCAGTTCTCGCCGTGGGCCGAGGTGATCTCGCCGGTTTGGGCGAAAGCTGCAGAGCTCATAAGCGCTGCGGTGAACAGTACGGTCTTTCTCATGTTGAACGTTTTGGTTTGACGTGTTCTGACTTTGTTCCGGTTTTGGACTTCTCCTGGTGCGTTTCACCATTAACTGCGCAACTTGTGCCTTAACTTAGTCGATATCTGAAGCGAGGGGAGAGTAATATTGCTCTTGCAGCATTATATGCCCGACACTTCACTGTTTGGTAACTCTGCACTGAGGTATAGCCAAGAAATAGGGCAGCTTCGTCATCACTTGCATTGGCATTGTCAAGCTGGAACTGCAGTATTCGCGAGTACGACTTCCGCACCAGCCCGATTACCTTGTAAATGACGTCAGCCGGAGTTTCTTCGGGCTGGTTGAAGGGTTCAAGTTTCGAAACCGATTCAAGAATACCAGGGTCATCAATTGAAACGAATTGCATATTGCCCACCCTGCGCAGCATTCCAAGTACCGCGTTGCGCAGTATGATATAGAGATAGCCTTCGACATTTGACGGGTTAGCTTGGAGTGTGCCACGTTCAGCGCTTCGAATCATGCTTGCCTGAGCTTCAACCAGCACGTCCTGGACTCGATGGTCATCTAGTGCGAGCACCGGAAATTGTGCCATCAATCGACTGAGAATGCGTGGGTTCAGTCCGTGCAATAGTCGATGCGATGTTTCCAATGAAGGTGCCAAATGGAAGTCCAGATACAGCTTTTCAGTCGAGGTTGTTGAGGGGGTAACGTGCTTCATCTTTGGTTCGGTTGAACGTTCGAGGACTGATGCCAACACTATGGTGAGAGGGTGCCGAGGGGGATCGATCATTTTCTTCGAGCACTTGTCAACAGACCTGAGCGACCCCTGCCTTGGGGTGGACGCTAACGTTGCAATAGGTTGCCACATTCTAAGGGAACACAACAGATACTCGTGGAATCCCAACGTGGCAGTTGTTCTACCTACACAGGAGTTTGGTCGCTACAGTAAGCAACCCTTCAACAAAGAGTACCGATAGGACGTTTGCGAGGAAGCTCACCCACATAAGGATGCACAACCCCAAATCATATGGTCGATGCATCCATTCGAGGATGAAACCAATGACGTAAAGGCATATTGGTAGCATGATAGAAATGCCTAATACATAGGGTCTAAGTGCCTTGGTGCCAAACTCCGTCGAGGCGCCCAATGCTACGTATGCGCGCAGGCCTACCGAAGCAACGAGCTGGACTGTGAGGCCAATAGCTGTTTCGAGTTCCAACCACTTAAAGAAGGCTACGGTTGTGTGGGCTATTGCAAGAAGCGCAAGAGTTAGTGCTATACCAGCTAGTACCTTCTTCATCTGGACCAATGTTGATTTCGTGACGTGCTTCACTCTCTGAAGTGAGCCCAGTAGATATCGGATTGATCACTTTCTTTTGAGATAGTGCTTGCGTACACCACTCTTCGCATCGTCTCAGGCGCGGCGCGTCGCCCGCGCTGACTCGCCTTTAGCTAAGCGTTGTGTTCTGGGCAGCTTGACCAGTAATCCGGACAAACAAAGGATCACGACTAAGATCGTTGCGCTGCTGAACAGGCAACCCAACACAAGGTCCAACCACCTCTATTATCGGCACAGTCGTTCAACAGGTGTTTCCACCGCCAATCAATCGAAGAGGTAAACATGATGCGGCTAGTGTTGGCGTCGAAGACAAGAAAGGCCATGTGGGCCATGCCCTCAAACCGTTCTATCCGGTCCTCCCCGCTTCTGCTTCGCCTTCCTCTGCGCCCTTAGCTGGATCACCACCGGGGCCGTGGCCAGGATGATCATCCACAGCACGATCCAACCCAGGTAATCGAGGATCCACGGGTAGCGCGAGCCCAGGTAGTAGCCCGCCGAGTAAATGGTGCCCACCCAGAGCACCATGCCCACGAAGTTGTAGAGCGTGAACTTGCCCAATGGCATGTGGATGATGCCCGCCACGATGGGCGCGAACGTGCGCACGATGGGCACGAAGCGCCCGATGATGAGCGTCTTGCCGCCGTACTTCTGGTAGTATTCCTCGGCCAGCACCATGTGCTTCTTGCGGAACCAGAACGTGTCCGGCCGGTTCTTCATGGCCTCGCCCGTGCGGCGGCCCGTCCACCAACCGAACTGGTAGCCGCCCATGCCCGCGGCGAACATGCTGAGCACCACCGTAACCACATGGTAGTCGAGAACGCCCGTGGCGGTGAGCAGCCCTGCGGTGAACATCAACGAATCGCCCGGCAGGAAGAAACCGAAGAAGGCACCGTTCTCCAGGAAGAGCACCAAGAGCAACAGGCCCAGGCCACCGTAGTGGATGATGCTCTCCGGGTTGAAAAGCGCTTTGATGAACTCCCAGGTATCCACAGTGGCAAGGTGGTGGCGGTGAAGATGGGGATCCTTTACCACAGAGGCACAGAGCCGCTGAGAAGAAATCCTTGCGGGTCAATGTGCACGCAATGTGCCGGGTAGCGAGCGCGCCAACGCAATGAACAGACCCGCACAACATCATTCTCCCAGTGGCCTCTGTGGCTCCGTGCCTCGGTGGTAAAAAAAACCGTTCACTCCAACGCGACGTGGTAACCGCTGTGGTTGCGCACGTTGAAGACCCGGCCGTCGTCCCACAACAGGTATTGGCCCTTTATACCGCACAGGGTCCCGCTGATGACCGGCACCTTCTCCAGCCCCACGCTCGTGACTTTCGGCGGGTGGGCCAGCACGGGGTACTGGATGGTCAGCGGTTCTTCGCTGTCCAAGGCATACGCACCGAGCTGCACGGCCATTGCCTGCATCGCTTTGGTGCGCAGGTCATCCATCACCGTGCGGTCCGGTGCCACGGCCGTGAGCATCGTACGCCAGTTCGTCTTGTCGGCGAAGTGCTTCTTCAGCTCCACCTCGATGAGCCCGGCCAGTTGCCGGTAAGGCGTGCGGGCAATGATGACGGCCTGCACAGCGCCTTGGTCGATCCACCGCGTGGGGATCTGCGTGGCGCGCGTGACACCCACTTTGAACCCACCGCTCTGGCTGAGGTAAACGAAGTGTTCCGTGTTGTGGTGGTCGTTCTCCCACTGCGGATCGCGGCCCTCGCCCAGGTGCGCACGGCACAGCTCGGGACGCACGATGCACTCCGATGCTTCGGGGGCGGTCTGCAAGCAGTTCCAGCAGAAGCCCTGCCCGTAGAACTTCTTCACCCGGCTGTTGCAGTTGATGCAGGACAATTCACCGGTGAAGCGCACCGTCAACGGCCGACCGATCAGCGCGTTCATGTCCACGGCATCAGCGCCCAGGTGCATGGTGTAGTGCACGCGACCTTCCTCCAACCTCGCCGACATTTTCACCAACTGACCTTGCGCCATGCGAACTGTTTTTACCTTCAGTGCCGAAGATAGCCGGACACCCCCCGCCGATGCCCGTCAACGCGCTCTTCTCCTTTCTGATCAAGAAGCGGTTGCAACAGATCGACCTGTTCCGCACGCACCCGCACCAGGCACAGCTGGAAGTGTTCCACCAACTGCTGCGCCAGGCACGCTACACGGAGTGGGGCCGTTTGCACGGGTACGAGGACATCAAGACCGTGGACACGTTCCGCGAGCGGGTACCCCTACAGGACTATGAGCAGGTGAAGCCTTGGGTGGCACGGTTGCGCGCGGGCGAACAGAACCTGCTGTGGCCGACGGACACCAAGTGGTTCGCCAAAAGCAGTGGAACCACGAGCGACCGTAGCAAGTTCATCCCAGTGACGCGGGAGAGCTTGGAGGATTGCCATTACAGAGGAGGCAAGGACCTCATTGCGCTGCACTACAGCATGAACCCCGCGAGCAAGCTCTTCATGGGGATGAACCTGACCGTGGGCGGCAGCAGCAGCATTGAACAATGGCGGCCCGATGCCTACAGCGGCGACCTGAGCGCCATCATCATCCGCAACCTGCCGTTCTGGGTGGAGATGCGCCGCACGCCGAGCATTGAAGTGGCCCTGCTCGAGAACTGGGAAGAGAAGATCGAGAAGATGGCCCGCGCCACCCTGCGCGAGGATGTCAGCTGCATAGCCGGAGTGCCGTCATGGACGCTGATCATCCTGCGTCGGATACTTGAGCTCACAGGCAAGAAGAACATCATGGAGGTGTGGCCGAACATGGAGCTCTTCATGCACGGCGGCGTCAGTTTCAAACCTTACCGCGCACAATACGTGGAGCTCTTCCCCGGCAACTCCGTGAATTACCTGGAGAGCTACAACGCCAGCGAGGGCTTCTTCGGCATCACCGATGAAAAAGGGAGCAACGACCTCCTCCTGATGCTCGACTATGGCATCTTCTTCGAGTTCCTCCCGGTGGAAGAACTGCACCGTGAACAACCACGCACCGTGCTGCTGCACGAAGTGGAACTGGGGCGCCAGTACGCCATCGTCATCAGTACCAACGCCGGGCTCTGGCGTTACATGCCCGGCGACACGGTTCGTTTCACCAGCACATCGCCATACCGCATCCAGGTGAGCGGCCGCACCCGCAGCTTCATCAATGCCTTCGGGGAAGAGCTCATCGTGGAGAACGCAGATCATGCGGTTGCAGCTGCCTGCCAAGCCACGGGCGCGGTGGTGAGCGAGTACACCGCCGGGCCCGTGTACATGGACCTGACCGGTCACGGTGCGCACGAATGGGCGATCGAGTTCGAACACGCGCCGCTGGACCTCAATATGTTCGTGGATGTGCTGGACGAAAAGCTCCGCCAACAGAACAGCGACTACGATGCCAAGCGACATGGCGACCGCGTACTGGCCCGGCCGGTGGTGCATGCTGTGGAGCCCGGCACCTTCCACCAGTGGATGAAGGAGCGGAATAAGCTTGGCGGCCAGAACAAGGTGCCACGCTTGGCCAACGATCGCACTTGGCTGGACCAATTGTTGCCAGTGGTGCATCTCTGATGCGGACGCTGTTCCTCTTCGTTGTGCTCTTCTCCGGGATCTTCCGCTCTATGGGGCAGACCGGAGCGACGGAAGTGGTCATCCCCGGCACGTTCGACACCTTCACCACCGATGAACTGGGCAACGTGTACGCCTTGCGCGGCGACGTGCTCGAACTCTACAACCCGAAAGGCCAGCTCCTGCAGCGCAACAGCCTGAAGACCTTCGGCCGCATCGGCGCCATCGATGCGTTCTACTCGCTGAAGCCGATGGTCTTCGCGCAAGAGCAAGGGCAACTGGCCGTGCTCGACAATACGCTCGCCGTGCAGGGCAGCGTCATCGATCTGCCGAGCAACGGCTACCCGCAGGTGACCATGGTGTGCGCGAGCGTGCAGAACAGCTTCTGGTTCTTCGATCAAAGGGAGCTGGAACTGGTGCGCGTGGATGCGCAGCTGCGCCCGCTCGCCCGCACCGGTCGGCTGGACCAGCTCATCGGTTTTGCACCTGTCCCTGCGCAGATGCTGGAACTGGACAACTGGCTTTACGTGAACGACCCGAAGCGCGGGATCATCGTCTTCGATGTCTTCGGCACGTACGTGAAGACGATCCCGATCATCGGTGCGCTGAGCTTCGAGGTGCGTGGCAAGAAGTTGTTCTACTTCCACGAGGAGGGATTCCATGCGTTGGACCTGATGACGCTTGAGACCACGCAGTTCGCGAATGCGCACGACGCAGGTGCGATCGACGTGCGCACTGAAACAGGTCTCATCTACACGCGATACACCGACCGGCTTTCGATCGCACCTGCGCGGTGACTTCCGTCGCGCGATGCACTACTTTTCCACAGTGCCCACCGCGCGGTTGCGCCTCGGGTACATTCGCCAACCCCAACCAATAGAAGTACCATGCACATCGCGGTGGCCGGCAACATAGGCA
Protein-coding sequences here:
- a CDS encoding fibronectin type III domain-containing protein, giving the protein MAILKAGISGLKDGALIAKSRNVVAQLTAHVATFAAPNPALADVTVVISALESAKRDAETGSHLAYGEVRATRTALKGMMNQLAEYVANVAAGDETIMLQAGFEARKKPERQPLPEAPTSLVAMVSAYQGAVDLQWVSASYRSYVVMMASTDPAQAGTEWQAVATTTKRRHTVDQLESGKMYWFQVKAVNAAGEGPASEYGMSRAAY
- a CDS encoding DedA family protein, whose protein sequence is MDTWEFIKALFNPESIIHYGGLGLLLLVLFLENGAFFGFFLPGDSLMFTAGLLTATGVLDYHVVTVVLSMFAAGMGGYQFGWWTGRRTGEAMKNRPDTFWFRKKHMVLAEEYYQKYGGKTLIIGRFVPIVRTFAPIVAGIIHMPLGKFTLYNFVGMVLWVGTIYSAGYYLGSRYPWILDYLGWIVLWMIILATAPVVIQLRAQRKAKQKRGGPDRTV
- a CDS encoding DUF2797 domain-containing protein, yielding MAQGQLVKMSARLEEGRVHYTMHLGADAVDMNALIGRPLTVRFTGELSCINCNSRVKKFYGQGFCWNCLQTAPEASECIVRPELCRAHLGEGRDPQWENDHHNTEHFVYLSQSGGFKVGVTRATQIPTRWIDQGAVQAVIIARTPYRQLAGLIEVELKKHFADKTNWRTMLTAVAPDRTVMDDLRTKAMQAMAVQLGAYALDSEEPLTIQYPVLAHPPKVTSVGLEKVPVISGTLCGIKGQYLLWDDGRVFNVRNHSGYHVALE
- a CDS encoding GH3 auxin-responsive promoter family protein, producing MPVNALFSFLIKKRLQQIDLFRTHPHQAQLEVFHQLLRQARYTEWGRLHGYEDIKTVDTFRERVPLQDYEQVKPWVARLRAGEQNLLWPTDTKWFAKSSGTTSDRSKFIPVTRESLEDCHYRGGKDLIALHYSMNPASKLFMGMNLTVGGSSSIEQWRPDAYSGDLSAIIIRNLPFWVEMRRTPSIEVALLENWEEKIEKMARATLREDVSCIAGVPSWTLIILRRILELTGKKNIMEVWPNMELFMHGGVSFKPYRAQYVELFPGNSVNYLESYNASEGFFGITDEKGSNDLLLMLDYGIFFEFLPVEELHREQPRTVLLHEVELGRQYAIVISTNAGLWRYMPGDTVRFTSTSPYRIQVSGRTRSFINAFGEELIVENADHAVAAACQATGAVVSEYTAGPVYMDLTGHGAHEWAIEFEHAPLDLNMFVDVLDEKLRQQNSDYDAKRHGDRVLARPVVHAVEPGTFHQWMKERNKLGGQNKVPRLANDRTWLDQLLPVVHL